GCGCCCGTGTCGATGCCGGTCCGCGCGGTCGTCGATCCCGTGCTCGGGCGCGTCGCGTTTCCGGCGAGTGAGACGCCGGGCGTCGTCCACGTCAGCTATGCATATGGCTTCAGCGCCGACCTCGGCGGCGGTCCCTACAACCGTCGCGCGAGCCTCGACGCCGACCTGCTCGGGGCCGCCGGGTGGCAGGTGGGCGTCGGTCGCGCCGCCACACTCGCCGCGCTCGGTGTGGCGGCCGACGGCACGCGATTCTTCGAGACGCTCACCGATGCCGTGGTCGCGTGGAACGGGCAGACGGAGAGCGACACCGGCGTGATCGCCGTCCTCGACAACGCCTCGTACGAAGAGACGCTCGCCGGCCCGTCGCGCATCGAGCTCGGCGAGGGGCGTCGGCTGCTCGTCGTCGCGGCGGACTGGCCGGGACTGGCGGAGGCGGGCACCGTCGAGCCCGACGAGCGGGTGGCGCACGTGCGCGGCGATATCTCGGTCGTCGGAACGGCTGATGCGGCGAGCGATGCGCCCGGCGAGCTAACGATCAACGGGCTGCTCGTCGAAGGAAACGTAACCGTCGAGCCCGGGTACCTCGGCCTGCTCGCGTTCGACCACGTCAACGTGGGCGGGGTGACGGTCGAGGCCGCCGCCGCCGGTCCGAACGCGGAGCTTCGGCTCCGGCTCGGCCGAACGATCTCCGGTCCCGTCGTCGCGCCCGAAGCGATCCGCGAGGTGTGCGTGACCGACGGCATCCTCCTCGCCGAACTCGACGGCGGCGTACGTGGATTCGTACTCGCGGGAGCACTCGACGGGAGCACGGTCGGCCCACCCGCAACGGTGGAACGGAGCACATTCTTTGGTGGAGTGCGTGTCGTCGAGTTGACGCTCGCATCTGAGTCCATTTTCACTGAAAACGTAGACGTAGAGCGGCTGCAGCGCGGATGCGTCCGCTTTTCCTTCGTCCCGCCCTCGTCGCGCACGCCGCGCCGTTTCCGTTGTCAGCCCGACCTCGCCTTCGCCACGCGCGCCGACGAACTCGGCGTCGAGTCCGGGCTGCTCCCGGCTGCCGAGCGGCGGCGCATCCGGCTCCGCGTCGTGCCCGGCTTCACGTCCACGCGGCGGGCCGATCCCGGCTTCGCACAGCTCGGCCCGGCGTGCCCGGACGAGATCCGAACCGGCGCCGAAGACGGCTCCGAGGTGGGCGCGTTCGCCCTCCTCAAACAGCCGCAGCGCGAGGCCAACCTCCGCGCGACCCTCGACGAATACCTCCGCTTCGGCCTCGACGCCGGGCTCCTCTTCGCTACCTGATCTGCACTCAACCGTACCCTCCGATGAAAGGCGACTTCACCCGATCCACGTTCGACCGGCGGCGGCACTTCAGCGGGGTGCGGATGCAGCAGGGCCGTGTCCAACTCGACGCCGACTGGAACGAGCACGTCGACCTCACGACGTACCGCATCGAGACCGAGGCGGCCGACACGGTGGGCGGCTGCGGCGCGCCGCTCCACGCCGACGGTTTCCGCCTCGTCGCCGACGCGGCCGATCTGACGGCCGACGAGGCCGCCCGCCCCGGCAACGCCACGCCGCCGGCGCTCGGCGCGGGCGATGTCTACCTCACGGCGGGCCGGATGTACGTCGACGGCGTGCTGTGCGAGAACGAGCGGATCGTCCCGTACACCGCGCAGCCCGACCGGCCGGATCCCGAGCTTCCCGGCGACGGCACGCACCTCGCCGTGCTCGACGTGTGGACGCGCCACCTCACCGCGCTCGACCTCCCGCCCGACCCGGTCTTCCCAGACATCCGCGAGGTCGCCCTCGGCGGCCCGGACACGGCGACGCGGACGCGGACGGTGTGGCAGGTTCGCATGCTGCCGCTCGGCGACGGCGAGGACGCGCAGTGCCTCGGCGAGATCGAGGCGTGGGACGACCTCGTCGCGCCGCCGACGGGCCAGATCGCGGCGCGGGCCGAGGAGGGCGCGACGGCGGGCGACCCCTGCATCGTCACGCCCGGCGGCGGCTACCGCCGGCTCGAAAACCAGCTCTACCGCGTCGAGGTCCACACCGGCGGCGAGCGGAACGGCGCCGTGTTCGTGTGGTCGCGCGACAACGGCACCGTCGCGGCGCGGTGGACCGGCGAGACCCCTGTGAGCCCCGGCGAACTGCAGATCACCGTCAGCACGCTCGGGCGCGACGAGGTGCTCCGCTTCGCCCCCGGGCAGTGGGCCGAGTTAACCGACGACGACCACCAACTCGAAGGGCGGCCCGGCCTGCTCGTTCCCATCCTCCGCGCCGAAGACGACGTGCTCACGCTCGACCTCACGGCCGCCATCGGCACGGAAACCAGCCTCGCCGACTACCCCGCAAACCCGCGTGTGCGCCGGTGGGACGGCATGATCGCGAACCCGACGAACGCGAACTGGCGCGCGCTCGAAGGCGGCGTGCAGGTCCAGTTCTTCGCCGGGACCTACCGCGCCGGCGACTACTGGCAGATCCCGGCGCGGACGGCGACGGCCGATGTCGTGTGGCCCGAGGAAGGCGGCGCCCCGCTTCGCCAGAGCCCTCACGGCATTCGCCACCGCTACTGCCGCCTCGGCTTCGTCGCCGTCGGTGCCGACGGCGCGGTGAGCGTCACGGACTGCCGCCCGCTCTTCCCGCCCGTCTCCGAACTCTCGAGCCTGTTCTACGTCAGCGGCGACGGGCAGGAGTCCGCCCCGGCCGACGACGTGCTCCCGCACCCGTTGCAGGTTGGGGTGGCGAATGGGCGCTGGCCGGTGGCGGGCGCGACGGTCCGCTTCCGCGTGGACAGCGGCGGCGGGACGATCGACGGCGCGAGTGAGATCGAGGTGACGACGGGGAGCGACGGGATCGCGTCGGCCTCGTGGGAACTCGGCTCCGCCGACGCGCTGCAACGGGTCGAGGCAACCCTGCTCGACGCGGCGGGCGCCCCGATCCACCTCCCGATCCGGTTCACGGCGCGCTACGGCGCCGAGGGCCGCGAGCCCGGCTTCCACGTCACCCGCATCCGCGCCGGGAACGGCGCCCTCCTCAACGACAGCCTCGTCACGGTCAGCCGGCTCGCGGCCGGGATCGAGATCGAGTGCGACGCCGATCCCGCGCCGCTCGCCGTCCGCGACAAGCCGGTGTGCTTCGTGACGCTCCACCTCCCGTTCCCGTTCACCGGCAGCGAGGTCGACCGGTGGGGCGACGACCTCGTGGCGACGCAGCCGATCCGGCTCGACGGGGACGCGCTCGTCGACGACAACGAGATCTTCTGGCGGGCCTCGGACCGCGCCCGCGACTGGCTCCGCTCGCAGCTCTTCGGCATCCTCGCGGAGAACGGCTACACCGGCCCGATCCTCGCCTACCTCACCGTCAAAGGCGATTTCATCTGGGAGGCGCAGCGGCCCGACCGCTACCTCGACGGCGACGTGCGGGGCCGCCTCCGCGATGACAACCGCACCGACGCCGTGCTCCCCAGCGGCGACGGGCGGCGGGGCGGCGACCTCAGCCTCTGGTTCTGGCTCGCTCGCGACGAGGGCGACCCCGATATCGCTGCCGAGCCGGACAACATTTTCTTTGGCGTCGTCACTGTCGGCGGGGCCGTCATCGAGTCGTTCGCCCTTCTCAATGAGGGTGATGCGCCGCTCGTCGTGAGCGCATTCGGCGTGCCGGGCCCGGCGTTCACCGTGCTCGACGCCGCGCCGCTCACGGTGCCGCCGGGCGGCTCGTCTACGGTCCGTGTCCGATTCGCACCGCCGACGGCCGGCCCGTTCAACGGCCCGCTCGTCGTCGAGAGCAACGACCCCGACGAGCCGACGTTACAGGTCCTTTTGAGCGGTCGCGGTCTCGCGGTTCAGACCGACCCGGCGCGCGTGCAGATCATCCATAACGCCGTCGGTATCGGTCCGATCGACGTGTACGTGGGCGAGCGGCGCATCCTCAACGACTTCCCCATGCGCCGGGCCACGCCGTTCTTCTCGCAGGACGCCGGGCGGCGGCGCTTCGCCTTCGCCGGGCCGAACTCGACCTCGCCCGACGACGCCGCGTTCGCGCTCGACCTGGACCTCAGAGCGGGGCGAGCCTACGTCATCGTCACGTGCGGCAGCGGCGATGCGTTCACCGCCATCGTGCTGGAAGACGCCCGCGAGACCTCGGAGTCGCCCGGTGCCGTCGCGCTCCGTCCGTTCCACGGGCTCCTGCCGTTCGACGCCGTCACGTTCGGCATCTTCAACGATCAAGTCGCCGTGGCGCTTTGCGAGGGGGCGGACGGGTACACCGTGGTCCCAACTGCCGCGACGCCGATCTCGCTCACGTTCGGCGGCGAGCCACCCGTCGATTTCCGCTTCGACCTCCGCCCGCACGGTGGCAGCGCCGTCATCCTTCTCACCTCGGGCCGGGCGGGTGACGAAGCGAATCCGCCCGCCCTGTTCGGGTTCGACGGGAACGGGCAGCGTATCGATCCGATCAGACGGGTGACCGGCGGCGGCGGCCTCGTCATCCTGCCTCGCGAACCGGTCACGGGCGGCAACGACCCGCTCCTCGACGTGCCGAGCGAGGCGCGGCGCGAGGTGACGGCCGTGCGCGGGATCGGCCCGGCCCTCGCGGAGCGGCTCGACGAGCGCGGCGTCCGGCGCGTCGGGCAGATCGTCGCGATGGAGCCGGACCAACTCGCCGGGATGCTAGGGGTGAACCCGGACCGCGCCTCGGAGATGATCCGCGCGGCCGAGCGCCTGCTCGGCGGGTTGGAATGACGACGGACGCTTCGGTAGCCGGGGCTCGGGCCGGTGCGATCAGCGCCGGTTCGGGTCGGCCTCGGTCGCCATGAGGATGCGGAGGCCGACGGCGCGGGCGGCGCTGGCCACGGCGGCGAACTGCCCGACGGTGGCGGCCTCGTCGGCGCGGAGGATGAGGGCCTCCTTGCCCTCGCCCGCCGTGACGAGCGCGGGGAAGAGGTCGGCCTCCGGTGTCACGTCGGCGCCGACGTAGTACAGCCCGTCCTCGGTGATCGTGACCGTCACGGACGCATCTTCGGTGGGTGCCCCGGCCTCGACCTGCGGGAGCGTGACCTGGATGCCGTACTGCGTGACGAACGAACTCGTCAGCAGGAAGA
This is a stretch of genomic DNA from Rhodothermales bacterium. It encodes these proteins:
- a CDS encoding biopolymer transporter ExbD, whose amino-acid sequence is MPLDFSSGRRPLSVFSLAGLTDIVLLLLIFFLLTSSFVTQYGIQVTLPQVEAGAPTEDASVTVTITEDGLYYVGADVTPEADLFPALVTAGEGKEALILRADEAATVGQFAAVASAARAVGLRILMATEADPNRR
- a CDS encoding DUF6519 domain-containing protein, whose amino-acid sequence is MKGDFTRSTFDRRRHFSGVRMQQGRVQLDADWNEHVDLTTYRIETEAADTVGGCGAPLHADGFRLVADAADLTADEAARPGNATPPALGAGDVYLTAGRMYVDGVLCENERIVPYTAQPDRPDPELPGDGTHLAVLDVWTRHLTALDLPPDPVFPDIREVALGGPDTATRTRTVWQVRMLPLGDGEDAQCLGEIEAWDDLVAPPTGQIAARAEEGATAGDPCIVTPGGGYRRLENQLYRVEVHTGGERNGAVFVWSRDNGTVAARWTGETPVSPGELQITVSTLGRDEVLRFAPGQWAELTDDDHQLEGRPGLLVPILRAEDDVLTLDLTAAIGTETSLADYPANPRVRRWDGMIANPTNANWRALEGGVQVQFFAGTYRAGDYWQIPARTATADVVWPEEGGAPLRQSPHGIRHRYCRLGFVAVGADGAVSVTDCRPLFPPVSELSSLFYVSGDGQESAPADDVLPHPLQVGVANGRWPVAGATVRFRVDSGGGTIDGASEIEVTTGSDGIASASWELGSADALQRVEATLLDAAGAPIHLPIRFTARYGAEGREPGFHVTRIRAGNGALLNDSLVTVSRLAAGIEIECDADPAPLAVRDKPVCFVTLHLPFPFTGSEVDRWGDDLVATQPIRLDGDALVDDNEIFWRASDRARDWLRSQLFGILAENGYTGPILAYLTVKGDFIWEAQRPDRYLDGDVRGRLRDDNRTDAVLPSGDGRRGGDLSLWFWLARDEGDPDIAAEPDNIFFGVVTVGGAVIESFALLNEGDAPLVVSAFGVPGPAFTVLDAAPLTVPPGGSSTVRVRFAPPTAGPFNGPLVVESNDPDEPTLQVLLSGRGLAVQTDPARVQIIHNAVGIGPIDVYVGERRILNDFPMRRATPFFSQDAGRRRFAFAGPNSTSPDDAAFALDLDLRAGRAYVIVTCGSGDAFTAIVLEDARETSESPGAVALRPFHGLLPFDAVTFGIFNDQVAVALCEGADGYTVVPTAATPISLTFGGEPPVDFRFDLRPHGGSAVILLTSGRAGDEANPPALFGFDGNGQRIDPIRRVTGGGGLVILPREPVTGGNDPLLDVPSEARREVTAVRGIGPALAERLDERGVRRVGQIVAMEPDQLAGMLGVNPDRASEMIRAAERLLGGLE